Genomic segment of Sphingomicrobium marinum:
CGTCGATGTACAGTGGGTCGGGCCGATGCCCACGCCGGCCGTCGCGATGCTGACACGCTCGATGCGCGCCGACATGGGGGTGATGATCTCGGCGAGCCACAATCCTTATGTCGATAACGGCATCAAATTGTTTGGGCCAGACGGGTACAAGCTGTCAGATGCCGACGAGATGGAGATCGAGCGGCGCATGGGCGAGGAGCCCGAGCTCGCCGCACCCGAAGATGTCGGGCGGATCAAGCGGATCGACGATGCGCGCGGCCGTTATGTCCATTTTGCCAAGTCGACATTCCCCGACGACCTGCGCCTCGACAATCTGAAGATCGTCGTCGATTGCGCGCATGGCGCCGCCTACCACGTTGCGCCCGATGCGTTGTGGGAATTGGGCGCCGAAGTGGTGGAGATCGGCACGTCGCCCAATGGCACCAACATCAATGATGGTGTCGGTTCGACTGCCCCTGACCTGTTGTGCAGCAAAGTCGTCGAGGAAGGCGCGGCGATCGGCCTGGCGCTCGATGGCGATGCCGACCGTCTGATCGTGGTCGACGAAAAAGGCGCGATCGTCGATGGCGACCAGATGATGGCGTTGATCGCGCGTAGCTGGCACCGCGATGGCAAGCTGGCAGGCGGCGCATTGGTGACGACGGTGATGAGCAATCTTGGCCTCGAGCGCTGCCTGGCCGATGACGGGATCGGCATGACGCGAACCAAGGTCGGCGACCGCTATGTGCTCGAAGAAATGAAGGCGTCGGGCTGCAATGTCGGCGGCGAGCAATCGGGGCATATCATCTTGTCCGACCACGCCACGACGGGCGACGGGCTGGTGGCCGGCCTGCAAATTCTTGCCGCGCTGGTGCGCAGCGACAAGCCGGCGAGCGAACTGCTGAACCAGTTTACGCCCGTGCCGCAGCTCCTGAAAAACGTGCGCTTTAATGGCGGCGCGCCGCTTGAAGCCGATAGCGTCAAGTCCGCGATTGCGGCGGCAGAGCAAGAGATTGACGGCAAGGGCCGCCTGGTCATTCGCAAGTCAGGCACCGAGCCGCTCATCCGCG
This window contains:
- the glmM gene encoding phosphoglucosamine mutase; this encodes MARTYFGTDGIRGRVNQSKMTAATALRVGQAAGRHFMRGDHRHKVLIGKDTRLSSYMIENALSAGFASVGVDVQWVGPMPTPAVAMLTRSMRADMGVMISASHNPYVDNGIKLFGPDGYKLSDADEMEIERRMGEEPELAAPEDVGRIKRIDDARGRYVHFAKSTFPDDLRLDNLKIVVDCAHGAAYHVAPDALWELGAEVVEIGTSPNGTNINDGVGSTAPDLLCSKVVEEGAAIGLALDGDADRLIVVDEKGAIVDGDQMMALIARSWHRDGKLAGGALVTTVMSNLGLERCLADDGIGMTRTKVGDRYVLEEMKASGCNVGGEQSGHIILSDHATTGDGLVAGLQILAALVRSDKPASELLNQFTPVPQLLKNVRFNGGAPLEADSVKSAIAAAEQEIDGKGRLVIRKSGTEPLIRVMAEGDDPQQVERLVDSICEAVAAA